The following proteins come from a genomic window of Nicotiana tomentosiformis chromosome 12, ASM39032v3, whole genome shotgun sequence:
- the LOC104088398 gene encoding uncharacterized protein, producing MRNHDNRPTGATPLPEVDEGYSHYAKRGKGRGPVRGRGHGQGRIFTGVNHPSKKNNHLKWKGKDEKPKVKGSETECYHCGGKGHLTNICRTPRHLVELYQVSLKNKGPEFNFIFDTTYLDVADFFEHPDEKIDLLIGDGSVVKDD from the coding sequence ATGAGAAATCACGATAATCGACCCACTGGGGCTACGCCATTGCCTGAAGTGGATGAGGGGTATTCACATTATGCTAAACGTGGAAAAGGTCGTGGCCCTGTTCGTGGCCGTGGCCATGGCCAAGGAAGAATTTTTACTGGGGTTAATCACCCCTCAAAGAAAAATAACCACCTAAAGTGGAAAGGGAAAGATGAGAAGCCAAAAGTTAAGGGTTCAGAAACTGAATGCTATCATTGCGGTGGAAAAGGGCATTTGACAAATATTTGTCGGACACCAAGAcatttggttgagctttatcaagtaTCTCTAAAGAATAAAGGCCCTGAATTTAATTTTATCTTTGACACCACCTACTTGGATGTGGCAGATTTCTTTGAGCACCCTGATGAAAAAATAGACCTCTTAATCGGTGATGGATCCGTGGTTAAAGATGATTGA